Proteins encoded together in one Lepisosteus oculatus isolate fLepOcu1 chromosome 2, fLepOcu1.hap2, whole genome shotgun sequence window:
- the b4galt3 gene encoding beta-1,4-galactosyltransferase 3 isoform X2 has translation MLCMGRSLDSPCTLAILVGFQFAFVVYFSLGGFKGLVSVLVRSSDPEFDYSKPHDVYTNLSQLVPPPNPAETAGIAVATGRGHLKDCPETSPLLVGPVAVVLSSSLSLAQIQERNPLVLPGGRYLPPDCEPRHHTAVIIPYRNRQAHLRALLYHIHPFLQRQQLHYGIYIVHQAGNATFNRAKLLNVGVKEALRDEEWQCLFLHDVDLLPENDHNLYVCDRKSPKHVSVAMDKFRYRVRLSGMKIIRPSVSVGHYKMIKHRGDKGNEENPRRFDLLMRTRRNWNSDGVNSLTYELLSKKLEPLYTNLSVNIGEDPRKPQKKPLDTSSKGTHNVTVPSLVFKSMDLHKVENLQEGGTVLEKDRSVSKNGAFENKEAGRYANKGGVKQSKDYVGVALPERGETVSQAMGVNTREGGVRNVTAQVT, from the exons ATGCTTTGCATGGGACGCTCTCTGGACTCTCCTTGTACTCTGGCCATACTTGTAGGTTTTCAGTTTGCCTTCGTGGTCTATTTCTCTCTGGGGGGGTTCAAGGGCCTGGTGTCAGTGCTGGTTCGCTCTTCGGACCCTGAGTTTGACTACTCCAAACCCCATGACGTCTACACCAATCTTAGTCAGCTGGTGCCTCCACCAAATCCTGCAGAGACCGCTGGAATCGCTGTGGCAACAGGCAGGGGTCACCTGAAGGACTGCCCAGAAACCTCTCCTCTACtgg TGGGTCCAGTTGCTGTCGTCCTGTCGTCATCGCTGTCTCTTGCCCAGATACAGGAGCGCAACCCCCTGGTTTTGCCAGGCGGCCGCTACCTTCCTCCAGATTGCGAACCTCGGCACCACACCGCTGTCATCATCCCCTACCGCAACAGACAAGCCCACCTGCGGGCTCTGCTGTACCACATCCACCCCTTCCTGCAGAGACAACAGCTGCACTACGGCATCTACATCGTACACCAG GCAGGAAATGCCACCTTCAACCGGGCAAAGCTGTTGAATGTGGGTGTAAAGGAGGCACTGAGGGATGAGGAGTGGCAATGTCTGTTTCTTCATGATGTGGACCTACTCCCTGAAAATGACCACAACCTCTATGTTTGTGACCGCAAGTCACCCAAGCATGTGTCAGTGGCCATGGATAAGTTCAGATACAG AGTGCGATTGTCTGGAATGAAGATCATAAGGCCCTCAGTATCAGTGGGACATTATAAGATGATAAAGCACAGAGGTGACAAAGGGAATGAGGAAAACCCCCGCAG GTTTGACTTGCTGATGCGCACTAGAAGGAACTGGAATTCAGATGGTGTGAACTCCCTGACCTATGAACTCTTGTCCAAGAAGCTGGAACCACTGTACACTAACTTGTCAGTCAACATTGGGGAGGACCCTCGAAAACCACAGAAGAAGCCCCTTGACACAAGTTCAAAAGGTACCCACAATGTGACTGTTCCCTCTCTGGTGTTCAAATCCATGGACCTCCACAAAGTGGAAAACTTGCAAGAAGGTGGGACAGTACTTGAAAAGGACAGATCAGTATCTAAAAATGGAGCATTCGAAAATAAAGAGGCAGGCAGATATGCAAATAAAGGCGGAGTCAAGCAAAGTAAGGATTATGTGGGTGTGGCTTTACCAGAAAGGGGAGAAACTGTGAGCCAGGCTATGGGAGTAAACACGCGAGAGGGCGGAGTCAGGAATGTAACAGCTCAGGTTACATAA
- the b4galt3 gene encoding beta-1,4-galactosyltransferase 3 isoform X1 gives MLCMGRSLDSPCTLAILVGFQFAFVVYFSLGGFKGLVSVLVRSSDPEFDYSKPHDVYTNLSQLVPPPNPAETAGIAVATGRGHLKDCPETSPLLVGPVAVVLSSSLSLAQIQERNPLVLPGGRYLPPDCEPRHHTAVIIPYRNRQAHLRALLYHIHPFLQRQQLHYGIYIVHQAGNATFNRAKLLNVGVKEALRDEEWQCLFLHDVDLLPENDHNLYVCDRKSPKHVSVAMDKFRYRLPYPQYFGGVSAVTPDQYLKMNGFPNQYWGWGGEDDDIAARVRLSGMKIIRPSVSVGHYKMIKHRGDKGNEENPRRFDLLMRTRRNWNSDGVNSLTYELLSKKLEPLYTNLSVNIGEDPRKPQKKPLDTSSKGTHNVTVPSLVFKSMDLHKVENLQEGGTVLEKDRSVSKNGAFENKEAGRYANKGGVKQSKDYVGVALPERGETVSQAMGVNTREGGVRNVTAQVT, from the exons ATGCTTTGCATGGGACGCTCTCTGGACTCTCCTTGTACTCTGGCCATACTTGTAGGTTTTCAGTTTGCCTTCGTGGTCTATTTCTCTCTGGGGGGGTTCAAGGGCCTGGTGTCAGTGCTGGTTCGCTCTTCGGACCCTGAGTTTGACTACTCCAAACCCCATGACGTCTACACCAATCTTAGTCAGCTGGTGCCTCCACCAAATCCTGCAGAGACCGCTGGAATCGCTGTGGCAACAGGCAGGGGTCACCTGAAGGACTGCCCAGAAACCTCTCCTCTACtgg TGGGTCCAGTTGCTGTCGTCCTGTCGTCATCGCTGTCTCTTGCCCAGATACAGGAGCGCAACCCCCTGGTTTTGCCAGGCGGCCGCTACCTTCCTCCAGATTGCGAACCTCGGCACCACACCGCTGTCATCATCCCCTACCGCAACAGACAAGCCCACCTGCGGGCTCTGCTGTACCACATCCACCCCTTCCTGCAGAGACAACAGCTGCACTACGGCATCTACATCGTACACCAG GCAGGAAATGCCACCTTCAACCGGGCAAAGCTGTTGAATGTGGGTGTAAAGGAGGCACTGAGGGATGAGGAGTGGCAATGTCTGTTTCTTCATGATGTGGACCTACTCCCTGAAAATGACCACAACCTCTATGTTTGTGACCGCAAGTCACCCAAGCATGTGTCAGTGGCCATGGATAAGTTCAGATACAG GTTGCCCTATCCTCAGTATTTTGGGGGGGTATCAGCTGTAACACCGGACCAGTACTTGAAGATGAATGGGTTTCCCAACCAGTACTGGGGCTGGGGTGGGGAGGATGACGATATTGCTGCCAG AGTGCGATTGTCTGGAATGAAGATCATAAGGCCCTCAGTATCAGTGGGACATTATAAGATGATAAAGCACAGAGGTGACAAAGGGAATGAGGAAAACCCCCGCAG GTTTGACTTGCTGATGCGCACTAGAAGGAACTGGAATTCAGATGGTGTGAACTCCCTGACCTATGAACTCTTGTCCAAGAAGCTGGAACCACTGTACACTAACTTGTCAGTCAACATTGGGGAGGACCCTCGAAAACCACAGAAGAAGCCCCTTGACACAAGTTCAAAAGGTACCCACAATGTGACTGTTCCCTCTCTGGTGTTCAAATCCATGGACCTCCACAAAGTGGAAAACTTGCAAGAAGGTGGGACAGTACTTGAAAAGGACAGATCAGTATCTAAAAATGGAGCATTCGAAAATAAAGAGGCAGGCAGATATGCAAATAAAGGCGGAGTCAAGCAAAGTAAGGATTATGTGGGTGTGGCTTTACCAGAAAGGGGAGAAACTGTGAGCCAGGCTATGGGAGTAAACACGCGAGAGGGCGGAGTCAGGAATGTAACAGCTCAGGTTACATAA
- the LOC102696424 gene encoding uncharacterized protein — MNSSKFEMPVLGRLFQLGMLYDSYKDAPIQGTYFWDKDSLEKNSQMQPLNTTEYNVIESDSIQGKVSALTLGSQLKASLLSGLTETRGAANYFHDRRKSQKQTRFTLQYRATSRLLQLPLHELGAGAVSHPSDIEKHTATHVVTALQYGAEAYFVFDLDTSENENERDTMHSLLTKIPYLSMEQDALTKLTPDEEAIASKCSCTLFGDFCCPSKLLGFQDVIDTFRNLPKALGPSGEHALPVKAWLCPLSELEPNAARLVQNIPVDFIEQYQDVLEEFNNIEMRSDDLIKDPVARRFPEMQKKAEQLKCVCHQYKSAFQEKTAKLLIAFRGGKQDDAALMDLLKMNENSPFYVKMISKWLDHKERETSLVRSFLSKFKGIKVLSSMKQLDDAVLDPDVDSVVCFTFTHLHQPEPYLSDLHEYLSSDAHKNGPSTTEDLHRYKPREPKQWICSNSMQQMRVLARYFLELASINANSKTTRFFVASKYIKDMPAAAILLYEDGLLESTYLDPLPTPDAPEIGEITHSTVILKARTPENSQIVNIGIEFRANSSDCWTQPQFPEGDGEVIISDLLPYYEYQFRSIIEGKLGYVVRSQTIINATTLPTSPPSSLKVLKLTTTTITLSWENPSVIGEGVNLRGYKIEYKVEQKGNNRDNPEEWTEKLTGKEEYQYTLKGLNPNTTYLLRVSCDCGDYAKSAASDTVSVTTLIKKIAQDIIEKNPQNIIHNGTPCIYKLTLKKEVIDQYGFCRRFTFGRRSAHPKNKTIMVLGATGSGKTTLINGMINYILGVDWEDHFRFKLILEESQRTQAESQTSEITAYEIHYQRGFSVPYSLTIVDTPGFGDTRGIEQDRQLIERIRDFFCNPNGATHIDVVCFVVQAALARLTAVQKYVFDSILSIFGKDIHENIQLLVTFADAQTPPVLEAINASEVPCAKRSSGMPVHFKFNNSALFACNKGMNETDDQSAENFDKMFWKMGINSMKMFFEDLKRMETRSLQLTKEVLEERKQLEVTVEGLQPMIKAGLHKLEEIRQTQQALQQHQNCIDANKDFEYEVEVTVPFKQDISGSFITNCNRCHFTCHFPCMIADDAKKSSCSAMDKTTGTCKVCPGKCEWQVHFNQKYQWEYKTKREKRMYSTLKKEYEKAVGEKMNAEKIHEKLEEELQAVDLQILDLIKTLNQGLARLSEIALRPNPLATPDYIDLLIAAEREEAKAGFKERIKSLMTVRESAVLLHKVSTGQDVRPEEMRAYEKGKARKNVKGIFTNVKSWLKFMK; from the exons ATGAATTCTTCAAAGTTTGAGATGCCAGTCCTCGGACGTCTGTTCCAACTGGGAATGCTGTATGACTCCTACAAGGATGCTCCTATTCAAG GTACCTATTTTTGGGATAAAGATTCATTAGAGAAAAATTCACAGATGCAGCCCCTGAACACCACAGAGTACAATGTCATTGAGTCTGATTCCATTCAAGGGAAGGTCTCTGCACTGACATTAGGATCTCAGCTTAAGGCGAGCCTTCTGAGTGGATTGACTGAGACTCGAGGGGCTGCCAATTATTTTCACGACCGACGGAAATCTCAAAAACAAACTCGGTTTACTCTACAGTACCGTGCCACAAGTAGATTACTGCAGCTGCCTCTCCATGAACTGGGAGCCGGCGCTGTGTCTCACCCCAGTGACATTGAGAAACACACAGCTACCCATGTGGTCACTGCCTTGCAGTACGGTGCCGAGGCCTATTTCGTGTTTGATCTGGATACTTCGGAGAATGAGAACGAGCGGGATACCATGCACTCCCTGCTCACGAAGATACCCTATCTTTCAATGGAACAGGATGCCTTGACCAAACTGACACCAGATGAAGAAGCCATAGCTTCGAAGTGCAGCTGCACCCTTTTTGGCGATTTCTGCTGTCCAAGCAAATTGCTTGGTTTCCAAGATGTGATCGACACCTTCAGGAATCTTCCGAAAGCTCTGGGCCCAAGTGGAGAGCATGCCTTGCCAGTGAAGGCCTGGTTGTGTCCTTTATCAGAGCTTGAGCCTAATGCTGCCCGACTGGTGCAGAACATCCCTGTTGACTTTATTGAACAGTATCAAGATGTTTTAGAAGAGTTTAACAACATTGAAATGAGATCCGATGACCTGATAAAAGACCCGGTTGCCAGACGGTTCCCCGAGATGCAGAAGAAGGCAGAGCAGCTGAAATGTGTCTGCCATCAGTACAAGTCTGCCTTCCAGGAAAAAACAGCCAAACTATTGATAGCCTTTCGAGGAGGAAAGCAAGACGATGCTGCATTGATGGACCttctgaaaatgaatgaaaactcCCCTTTCTATGTCAAGATGATATCAAAATGGCTGGACCACAAAGAACGAGAAACCTCCTTGGTGAGGTCTTTCCTTTCGAAATTTAAGGGCATCAAAGTGTTATCCTCcatgaaacagctggatgatgcTGTACTAGATCCCGATGTAGACAGCGTCGTTTGCTTTACATTTACCCACTTACATCAGCCTGAACCCTACCTGTCAGATCTGCATGAATATCTGAGCTCTGATGCACACAAAAATGGTCCATCGACGACCGAGGACCTTCATAGGTACAAGCCAAGAGAGCCCAAGCAATGGATATGTTCAAATTCCATGCAACAGATGAGAGTCCTGGCCAGGTATTTCTTGGAGTTAGCAAGCATCAAcgcaaacagcaaaacaacaagaTTCTTTGTAGCTTCTAAGTACATCAAGGACATGCCTGCAGCAGCTATCCTTCTCTATGAAGATGGACTATTGGAAAGCACATATCTGGATCCACTACCAACACCAGATGCTCCAGAAATTGGTGAGATCACCCACAGCACTGTAATCTTAAAAGCAAGAACTCCAGAAAATAGCCAAATAGTTAATATTGGGATTGAGTTCAGGGCTAACAGTAGTGACTGCTGGACACAGCCTCAATTTCCTGAAGGAGATGGAGAGGTGATTATATCAGACTTACTTCCCTACTATGAATATCAGTTTAGAAGCATCATAGAAGGCAAACTAGGATATGTTGTAAGGAGCCAAACTATTATCAATGCCACGACACTTCCCACAAGCCCACCTTCAAGTCTTAAGGTATTGAAGTTAACAACAACTACCATAACCCTATCTTGGGAAAACCCATCGGTTATTGGAGAAGGTGTAAACCTTAGAGGATATAAAATTGAATACAAAGTGGAACAAAAAGGCAATAACAGAGATAATCCAGAGGAGTGGACTGAAAAGCTCACAGGGAAAGAAGAATACCAGTACACGTTGAAGGGACTGAATCCAAACACAACCTACCTTCTTCGTGTTTCCTGTGATTGTGGAGATTATGCTAAGAGTGCTGCAAGTGATACTGTCTCCGTCACCACCTTAATTAAGAAAATAGCACAGGACATCATTGAGAAAAATCCTCAAAACATAATCCACAATGGGACACCTTGCATTTATAAACTTACCTTAAAGAAGGAAGTAATTGATCAGTATGGGTTTTGTCGAAGATTTACATTTGGACGTCGGAGTGCACAtcctaaaaataaaaccatcaTGGTCCTTGGGGCCACAGGTTCAGGAAAGACCACCCTCATAAATGGGATGATCAACTACATACTGGGTGTAGACTGGGAAGATCATTTCAGATTCAAGCTGATTCTTGAGGAGAGCCAAAGAACGCAAGCCGAAAGCCAAACCTCAGAAATAACTGCATATGAAATCCATTACCAGAGGGGCTTCAGTGTTCCCTACTCTCTCACCATTGTGGACACCCCAGGATTTGGCGACACCAGGGGTATTGAGCAAGACAGGCAGCTCATCGAGAGGATCCGGGATTTCTTCTGTAACCCAAACGGCGCTACCCACATCGACGTCGTGTGCTTTGTAGTGCAGGCAGCTCTGGCGCGCCTCACCGCTGTCCAGAAATACGTCTTTGACTCCATCCTTTCCATTTTTGGAAAAGATATCCATGAGAACATTCAGCTGTTGGTCACCTTTGCTGATGCTCAGACCCCTCCGGTTTTAGAAGCCATCAATGCCTCTGAAGTGCCTTGTGCCAAAAGAAGCAGTGGGATGCCTgtgcattttaaattcaataacTCTGCCTTATTTGCATGCAACAAGGGAATGAATGAGACTGATGACCAGTCTGCTGAGAACTTTGATAAGATGTTTTGGAAAATGGGCATCAACAGCATGAAGATGTTCTTTGAGGACCTGAAAAGAATGGAAACAAGGAGTTTGCAGTTGACGAAGGAGGTacttgaagaaagaaaacagctaGAGGTAACTGTAGAAGGCCTTCAGCCAATGATTAAAGCTGGATTGCATAAGCTGGAAGAAATCCGGCAAACACAACAGGCTCTTCAGCAGCACCAAAATTGCATTGATGCAAACAAGGACTTTGAGTACGAAGTGGAGGTGACGGTCCCATTTAAACAAGATATTTCTGGCAGCTTCATCACCAATTGCAATCGTTGTCACTTCACTTGCCATTTCCCTTGTATGATTGCAGATGATGCAAAAAAGTCTTCATGCTCTGCCATGGACAAAACTACAGGAACTTGTAAAGTTTGCCCTGGGAAATGTGAGTGGCAAGTCCACTTTAACCAGAAATATCAGTGGGAATACaaaacaaagagagaaaaaagaatgtacagtacccTTAAGAAAGAATATGAGAAAGCTGTAGGAGAAAAAATGAACGCTGAAAAGATACATGAAAAACTGGAAGAGGAACTTCAAGCTGTGGACTTACAAATCCTGGACCTTATTAAAACATTGAACCAAGGATTGGCACGACTCAGTGAAATTGCTCTTCGTCCAAATCCACTTGCCACTCCAGACTACATCGACCTCTTGATAgctgctgaaagagaagaagCTAAAGCAGGGTTCAAGGAACGTATCAAGTCACTGATGACAGTGAGGGAGAGCGCAGTCCTTCTCCACAAAGTCTCCACTGGCCAGGATGTGCGTCCAGAAGAAATGAGGGCCTATGAGAAAGGCAAAGCCAGAAAAAATGTTAAGGGGATTTTCACCAATGTAAAATCATGGTTGAAGTTTATGAAGTGA